The following DNA comes from Winogradskyella sp. PG-2.
CAAACTTCATGTGTCCCATATATACATACATTAAAGCAGTACGAGAAAAAAAATATTCTGTTTCGGCTGAAACTATAGTGATTTTTTTGTTGGAAAGTTTTCGAATATGTCTAGCTAGTGTAACGCCAGAAATTCCATTTCCTATGATAACGATGTGTTCCATTTAGGTTGTTGTTAGTTAGGTGGTCTGTCGAACTTAAAGGTAAGAACTTAATCGAAGTATTCAATTTAGAAAGGATTTAAATTAATCAAAGCTTGTAAGGTTTTGCGGTTAAGTAAGACTCTAAAATTCTTCTATAATTCTGTAAGTCCATGATTTTATGTTAGACAGAAGAGCCGTTAATCAAAATTTAAAATGATGAAATTATATACGATTTTAATAGCATTACTTTTTACCTTCAGTGTGAGCGCTCAAGATTTAGATACATTCTTTTCTAAGACAAATACGTTTTTAGGTGAATATGTAAAGAATGGAAAAGTTGCTTATTCTAAAATTAATGAAGACCAATCAACTTTAAATGAGCTCTTAAAAATAGCTGATGGCATTTCAGTTGAAACTTCGGATGCTAAGAACTACCAGGCGTTTTGGATTAATGTATATAATATTTCAGTAATAAAAGGAATTATAGATAACTATCCTACAAAGTCTCCATTAGATAATAGTGGTTTTTTTGATAAGACCACTTATAATTTGGGAGGTAAGAAAATCACGCTTAATGATATTGAGCACAAATTATTGAGAGCAAAATTTAAAGATGCACGATTTCATTTTGTGTTGGTTTGTGGGGCTATAGGTTGCCCTCCTTTAATTAGTAACGCTTATTTACCAGGAACATTAGAAACGCAATTAGAAACACAGACTAAGTTAGCTTTAAATGGAAGTTTTTTAAAGGTAAATACTAAGAAGAAAAGAGTACAAGCTTCAGAAATAATGAAGTGGTATAAGGAAGATTTTACTATGAACGGTATGTCTGAAATTGATTTTATAAATATATATAGAACAGAAAAAATATCAGAAAAATTTAAGCTCAGTTATTTCTCATATAACTGGAGTGTTAACAAACAATAAAAACAGAACAAACAACCAAATAAAAAAAGTGATGAAAAAAATAAGTATACTATTTATAGCTGTGATGATATCCTTTATAGGGTTTTCTCAAGAAGATGAAGATTCTCAAAAAAGTGTCATACAAGAATATACACCTTCTAAGTTATTAGATAAAGGACAATGGGATATTAAGTGGTTTAATAACTTATACACACAAACTGAAAGTACATTTAGTGATGGTAAAGAGCCAAGACAGACATTCTTTACATCTACCATAGATATTTTTACAGGAGTTTCTGAAAGCAGTAGTTTCAATGTTGGATTACTTTTAGAGTTTAGATCTAATGTAATAAACAACAGAAAAGCATTAGATGTGTTTTCTTTTGATGGTGAAGCAGGTACAGCACGTTCTGGTTTTACATCTTTTGCACCAGCAGTAAAATTTAACCCTTTTAAGAATGTATCTAATTTTACAATACAAACGGCTTTGCATATTCCATTAGTAGATCAAGAAACAGATGATGGTGTCTTTTTAGATCAAAAAGGGTTTGTTTTTCAGAATCGTTTCTTTTATGATTATACATTTCCTAGTGGAGACTGGCAGTTATTTACTGAGCTAAATACAGAATACAATTTTGGTAAAAAAGCAAGACAAGACAGTAATTTTGATACTATAGAAGGAAGTTTTGCTAATAATAGTTTAAACTTAACTCCAGGAGTATTTTTGAGTTATTTCCCAAGTGATAAATCTACAATATTAATTTTGGCTCAGCATTCTCAACGTATAGATACAGGCAATAATTTTGCACAAGATTTTACGGCTTTAGGAGGTGGTTTTAAATATCAATTAACTAAAGTTTTAAATATAGAAACGCTTTACACAAACTTTGTTAGAGGAAATAATACAGGATTAGGACAAACTTTTAATATAGGATTAAGAGCATTGTTTTAAGATTTACATAAATTAGGCACTTATTACTATTCATATGAGAATTTTTAAGTGCTTAATTATTGGTGTTTTACTTATTGCGTTATCAGCGTGTAACGGCCAGGTAGAAAAAATAAATGGTGTTAGTTTTGTCGCATCAGGTGGTTCAATAGATCAAACAAACGTTCAGCCTGTTGTAAATGTCAATGCTAATTATGCGGCCATAATGCCATTTGGGTTTATGAGAAGCTTAGATCATACTGAGATTATCCATAATACGGAGCGGCAGTGGTTCGGTGAAACGAGAGCAGGTGCAAAACAGTATATAGATGAGCTTCGTAAGAAGCAAATTAAGATAATGGTAAAGCCCCAAATTTGGGTTAGAAGAGGAGAGTTCACAGGACTCATTGAAATGACAGATGAAACTAATTGGAAACTTTTAGAGAAATCGTACTCCAGTTTTATTATAGAGTACGCTGAGCTGGCAGAGGAAGTGAATGCTGAAATTTTATGCATTGGTACAGAACTTGAAAATTTTGTAAAAAACCGACCAGAATATTGGAACACTTTAATTACTGAAATTAAAACTATTTATAAAGGTAAACTGACTTATGCGGCTAATTGGGATGAATATAAACGCACACCATTTTGGGATCAATTAGATTACATTGGTGTAGATGCTTATTTTCCAGTAAGTGATAAACAAACACCAACATTTGAAGATTGTATGAAAGGTTGGGAAACTCATAAACCAGTGATAAAAGATATGTCTGTAAAATATGAGAAGCCAATTTTATTTACAGAGTATGGTTATAGAAGTGTAGATTATTCGGGTAAAAAACCTTGGGTTTCTGATCGAAGTATGAATAAAGTAAATCTAGATGCTCAAGTCAATACAACTAAAGCGTTGTATGAAACTTTTTGGAAGGAAGATTGGTTTGCAGGTGGTTTTATCTGGAAATGGTTTAACAATTATGAAAAAAGTGGAGGTGTAGATAATCCAATGTTTACTCCACAGAATAAACCCGTGGAAGCGGTTATTAAAAGCTATTACAAAAGTAAAAAGTGAAATATTTAAAATACATATTAGTTCTGTTGGTTTTAACATCTTGTTCTAGTGAAGATTCTAATAGTTTAATAAATGATCCTAACTTATTATCTACGTATTTAGAAGATAAAACAATTGAAACAGGAGCTGTTATAGCTTGTTCTGCAAATAGTAGTACTAATTCAGAAGTTGTTGAAACCTACTTTTATCCCGAAGGCAATGCCTCAAATTTTAAATTATACACAACTAGTTCTAGCGATGTAGACCCGAATACATTTTCAAATTACAGATTAGTGACAATTAGTGATGTTCCCTTTTTTAATGGGTATTTGAGAAAATTTGAAAGATTATCAACCACTGAAGAATGGTTAATAGTCACTTATGAATTGGATGGGGAAATTAAGTTGTCTAATCCAATTAGAACAAAGAACTTAACACAGCCCTCAGTGTTTTCAAATGCAATAGTTATTAATCAAGAAGAAGCACTTATGCCAGTTTTTAACTGGGAGGCTAATTCAGGAATGAATAACGCTATCTTTTTTCAGGTTCTATCAACTATTGATGACGAATTGATTTCAGGGACTTACACTTATGAAACTCATTTTCAATATTACAAGACATCTAATGTAGTTTTGAATATAACAGATGGAATACCACCAGATCTTACCCTTGGACAAGATTATAAATTCACCATCATGGATGTCAGTGAAGATAATTGGGTAAACGAAGTATTTATATCACAATTTACAATAGAATGAAACGCATTATAATTCTATTTCTACTAAGTATTTGTTATTCTGGTTATTCGCAGAATAAAGTGGCTGATATAAAAGTGCAAGGCAATAAGAAACTGAAAAGTTCTTTTGTAAAGAAAATATCTAATATTAAGCCCGGAGTTGTGTTAGATTCTACTGTAATAGAAGAAGATATTAGGCTGCTTAAGCGTTTACCTTCAATAGCGCATGCCTATTATCAAGTATTTCCTGCTGAAGAACCTAATGAGTATAATGTCTTTTATAATATAGAGGAGAACTTTACCATTATACCATCTGCGAATGTTTATACCACCAATGATGATGAGTTTGCATATCGTTTAGGTTTATATGAATTCAACTTGTTTGGTCAGAATATCACATTTGGTGGTTTTTACCAAAAGGATATTTATGATTCTTATGCTATAAATTTAAGGGCTCCATATCTATTTTCTAGAAATTTAGGATTGGCAATTAACTTTCAAAACTTAACAACGCAAGAACCTGTATTTTTTGATAATACAACGGCAAACTATCGTTATAATAATGAATCATTTGAAGTTTTAGGGCTCTATCAAATTAATTTCACAAACCGAATAGAAGCAGGTCTTAATTTTTTCACCGAAGATTATAAATATAAATCAGGAGCAACAAATCCAAATGTACCACAAGATTTAGAGGTAAAAAAAATGCTCTATAAGGTTATTTATGAGTATAATAATCTTAATTACGATTACCAATATGTTGAAGGTTTTAGGAGTATTTTTAATTTCCAATATGTACATGCACGAGAAGATGGTCAGCTACCAGATTTTTTAATTGGTTGGAATGATTTTCAATATTTTAAACGCTTTGGGAAACGAGGTAATTGGGCCAATCGATTACGTTTGGGCCTTGCTACAAATAATGATACGCCATTCGCACCATTTGCAGTAGATAATAATCTAAATATAAGAGGTGTTGGTAATCTTATAGACAGAGGTACTGCTGCTATTGTTTTAAATACAGAATATCGATATACATTATATGAAAAAGGTTGGTTTTCTCTTCAAGGAAATGCCTTTGTAGATGCAGGTAGCTGGAGAAATCCAGGCGGAGATTTAGGTGATTTTGCAGATTCTCAAAACCTTAGAGTTTATCCAGGCTTAGGACTACGATTTATTCATAAAAAAATCTTCAATGCTATTTTTAGAATTGATTATGGTGTTGGGATTACACCAGATTCAACTCAAGGATTAGTTTTTGGTATTGGCCAATATTTTTAATCACTTATTTCAATTGTTTTAAAATCTTTAATGGCTTGGTTAGGTTCAATAATATTATAGCCTTTCCAAAAGTTTGGATCGTATTGTTTAAGATATGTTGGAGTCACAAGGGCCGTCTCTTTAAAGGTTTTAAAATCCAATTCTGATATGGTTTCGGATTCAAAAATAACGAGCTCTGTTTTTTCAATAGTTCTAATAATAAAATGAATATCCCCTTTTAGTTCATTTTGTTTTCTACGACCACTAACATTTTTGTTTTTTTCAATAACCTTAAAAGGTCGTTTTATACCTACTTTTTGCCCAAAAGTTTCATCTATGTATTTGAGCCTGTATTTTTCATTATCGTTTCTCTCGAAAATAATAGTGCCTTCTTTTAAATATTTTTTCATAGAAATGCCTAGTAAAGCAAAACGACTTAGAGGTTTTATGTTTTTATAATCTACCCTTACTATGGCAAAATCATC
Coding sequences within:
- a CDS encoding DUF547 domain-containing protein → MMKLYTILIALLFTFSVSAQDLDTFFSKTNTFLGEYVKNGKVAYSKINEDQSTLNELLKIADGISVETSDAKNYQAFWINVYNISVIKGIIDNYPTKSPLDNSGFFDKTTYNLGGKKITLNDIEHKLLRAKFKDARFHFVLVCGAIGCPPLISNAYLPGTLETQLETQTKLALNGSFLKVNTKKKRVQASEIMKWYKEDFTMNGMSEIDFINIYRTEKISEKFKLSYFSYNWSVNKQ
- a CDS encoding glycoside hydrolase family 113; translation: MRIFKCLIIGVLLIALSACNGQVEKINGVSFVASGGSIDQTNVQPVVNVNANYAAIMPFGFMRSLDHTEIIHNTERQWFGETRAGAKQYIDELRKKQIKIMVKPQIWVRRGEFTGLIEMTDETNWKLLEKSYSSFIIEYAELAEEVNAEILCIGTELENFVKNRPEYWNTLITEIKTIYKGKLTYAANWDEYKRTPFWDQLDYIGVDAYFPVSDKQTPTFEDCMKGWETHKPVIKDMSVKYEKPILFTEYGYRSVDYSGKKPWVSDRSMNKVNLDAQVNTTKALYETFWKEDWFAGGFIWKWFNNYEKSGGVDNPMFTPQNKPVEAVIKSYYKSKK
- a CDS encoding POTRA domain-containing protein — translated: MKRIIILFLLSICYSGYSQNKVADIKVQGNKKLKSSFVKKISNIKPGVVLDSTVIEEDIRLLKRLPSIAHAYYQVFPAEEPNEYNVFYNIEENFTIIPSANVYTTNDDEFAYRLGLYEFNLFGQNITFGGFYQKDIYDSYAINLRAPYLFSRNLGLAINFQNLTTQEPVFFDNTTANYRYNNESFEVLGLYQINFTNRIEAGLNFFTEDYKYKSGATNPNVPQDLEVKKMLYKVIYEYNNLNYDYQYVEGFRSIFNFQYVHAREDGQLPDFLIGWNDFQYFKRFGKRGNWANRLRLGLATNNDTPFAPFAVDNNLNIRGVGNLIDRGTAAIVLNTEYRYTLYEKGWFSLQGNAFVDAGSWRNPGGDLGDFADSQNLRVYPGLGLRFIHKKIFNAIFRIDYGVGITPDSTQGLVFGIGQYF